A genomic region of Catalinimonas niigatensis contains the following coding sequences:
- a CDS encoding DUF4260 domain-containing protein — translation MKTFIALEEFAKLILCYILSLYLGYAWWVYLVLLLAPDLSMLGYLLNNKTGALLYNLFHHQGIAIVVGLAGLLLASQEWMLAGLVLFGHSGMDRTLGYGLKYPDHFKHTHLGWIGKADKVV, via the coding sequence ATGAAAACATTTATTGCCCTTGAAGAATTTGCCAAACTTATCCTTTGCTATATCCTGAGTCTATATCTGGGATATGCATGGTGGGTGTACCTGGTACTGCTGCTCGCCCCTGATCTGAGTATGCTGGGGTATCTGCTAAACAATAAAACTGGTGCTTTGCTTTACAACCTTTTTCACCATCAGGGGATAGCCATTGTGGTGGGCCTTGCCGGACTGTTGCTGGCTAGCCAGGAATGGATGCTGGCTGGACTGGTGCTTTTTGGCCACAGTGGCATGGACAGAACTTTAGGTTACGGACTTAAGTATCCAGATCATTTTAAGCATACACATTTGGGCTGGATTGGCAAAGCAGATAAAGTGGTTTAA
- a CDS encoding cation:proton antiporter, producing MQHHILINIFAIFGVATAVIIICRFLNIRFIIGYLITGVLLSPNTSNLFANMEEVEVYAEIGIILLLFTIGLEFSFTNLKKIQRYVLGGGSAQVFFTIALTSVLIWLVMRPSWEESVFWGFLYALSSTAIVIKTLQDSNKIATPHGKFILAVLLFQDIMIVPLMLFTPIIAGVGDDLLTSLGWLLAKLVLMGGIAYSLARFVIPYLLKTVMKVQSQEVFLIALVFIVTGIALVTEQLGLSLALGAFIAGLIIAETDYNHMAISCFLPFRYVFMSFFFISMGMLLNYEIFMTDFGWIVFWTLFAFAVKAAAGILAVKVMGLEWKTALAVGFSIAQIGEFSFVLAQSGLQYELISANNYQIFLAVSIILMSVTPFVVTSAEKIYPLFEKLKTKHV from the coding sequence ATGCAGCACCACATTCTTATAAACATCTTTGCCATTTTTGGTGTCGCCACGGCGGTCATCATCATATGTAGATTTCTTAACATCAGATTCATCATCGGATATTTGATTACCGGAGTTTTACTCAGCCCCAATACGTCTAATCTTTTTGCCAACATGGAAGAGGTAGAAGTATACGCAGAAATAGGCATTATACTGCTTCTGTTTACCATTGGTCTGGAATTTTCATTTACCAACCTGAAAAAGATTCAAAGATATGTGTTAGGGGGTGGTAGTGCCCAGGTGTTCTTTACCATTGCGCTTACCTCTGTACTTATCTGGCTTGTGATGCGGCCTAGCTGGGAAGAAAGCGTATTCTGGGGATTTTTATATGCGCTCAGCAGCACCGCTATTGTGATCAAAACATTGCAGGATTCCAACAAAATAGCTACACCCCACGGTAAATTCATACTCGCAGTATTGCTCTTTCAGGATATCATGATTGTACCCTTAATGCTATTCACACCGATTATTGCGGGTGTAGGCGATGATTTACTGACATCATTGGGTTGGTTGCTAGCCAAGTTGGTATTGATGGGCGGTATTGCTTACTCACTGGCTCGTTTTGTAATTCCGTATCTTTTAAAAACGGTCATGAAAGTACAGAGTCAGGAGGTGTTTTTAATTGCTTTAGTCTTTATCGTTACCGGTATTGCTTTAGTGACTGAACAGCTGGGGCTGTCCCTGGCTTTAGGTGCTTTCATCGCAGGTTTGATTATTGCCGAAACCGATTATAACCACATGGCCATATCCTGCTTTTTGCCTTTCAGGTATGTGTTTATGAGTTTTTTCTTCATTTCTATGGGCATGCTGCTCAACTATGAGATATTCATGACCGATTTTGGCTGGATTGTGTTCTGGACATTATTTGCCTTTGCCGTAAAAGCCGCTGCCGGAATACTTGCCGTCAAAGTGATGGGTTTGGAATGGAAAACAGCACTCGCCGTAGGATTCTCCATTGCGCAAATCGGGGAGTTTTCTTTTGTGCTTGCCCAAAGCGGATTGCAATATGAATTGATCAGTGCCAACAACTATCAAATTTTTCTCGCTGTATCTATCATCCTGATGTCGGTAACGCCATTCGTCGTCACCAGTGCTGAAAAAATATATCCACTCTTTGAAAAACTGAAAACTAAACATGTCTGA
- a CDS encoding LLM class flavin-dependent oxidoreductase, translated as MEIGIDSFASAMYGSSLSSADAMGQLLDRISTADEAGLDVFGIGEHHKKEFLDSAPAVILSAAAARTQRIRLNSAVKVLSTDDPVRVYQRFATLDLISKGRAELVVGRGSAIEAFPLFGFNLKDYDALFAEKLNLLLQVREQEFVTWSGKFRPAMHQLAVYPRALQQKLPIWVGVGGTPESFVRAGSLGLPLMVAVIGGETARFRPLVDLYREAGRRAGFTPEQLKVGLHSPGYVAETDEQAIADYYPGYAELWTKLGKERGWPPVTHTQFTALIAPEGVLVVGGPERVAEKLLSHSQALGGVDRFTFQMDNAGLSHQQLLQSIELIGTKVIPLIKQSV; from the coding sequence ATGGAAATAGGCATAGATAGTTTTGCATCGGCCATGTACGGAAGTAGCCTTAGTAGTGCCGATGCTATGGGACAGTTACTGGATAGAATTTCTACAGCCGATGAAGCGGGCCTGGATGTTTTTGGTATCGGAGAGCACCATAAAAAAGAATTTTTGGATTCTGCCCCGGCAGTAATCCTCTCTGCGGCAGCTGCCCGGACTCAACGGATTCGTCTGAACAGTGCTGTTAAGGTATTAAGTACCGATGACCCTGTGCGGGTATATCAGCGTTTTGCCACCCTTGATCTTATTTCAAAGGGACGCGCAGAACTGGTCGTCGGGCGTGGCTCAGCCATTGAAGCCTTCCCGCTTTTTGGTTTTAATTTAAAAGACTATGATGCGCTTTTTGCCGAGAAACTGAATTTACTGCTACAGGTACGCGAGCAGGAATTTGTCACCTGGTCTGGCAAATTCAGGCCCGCCATGCATCAGCTAGCAGTTTACCCAAGAGCGCTGCAGCAAAAACTACCGATATGGGTGGGAGTGGGTGGCACTCCCGAATCATTTGTACGCGCAGGCTCTTTAGGTTTACCGCTGATGGTAGCTGTGATTGGTGGAGAAACTGCTCGCTTTCGTCCCTTGGTAGACTTATACCGTGAAGCAGGCCGACGCGCTGGATTTACACCAGAACAATTAAAGGTGGGGCTGCATTCACCCGGTTATGTAGCCGAAACCGATGAGCAGGCTATTGCCGATTATTATCCGGGCTATGCCGAGCTGTGGACAAAATTAGGTAAAGAGCGTGGATGGCCACCGGTGACCCATACGCAATTCACTGCTTTGATCGCCCCTGAAGGCGTACTGGTGGTGGGTGGGCCTGAACGGGTTGCCGAAAAATTACTAAGCCATAGCCAAGCGCTTGGCGGTGTGGACCGATTTACCTTTCAAATGGATAATGCAGGATTATCGCACCAGCAATTGTTACAGTCCATTGAATTGATCGGCACTAAGGTTATTCCACTTATCAAGCAATCAGTATAA
- a CDS encoding enoyl-CoA hydratase-related protein → MLHISMHELAMNPGDFQCAHDLLQLVENLKNDSSVEVVVFTSAHPDFFLLHYFGNPKGISAGHIDSVHFTLWARLLMELAVLPQTTVAIVEDKVKGAGNGFLIACDLTIHCSNPELALLPVFMSNQIK, encoded by the coding sequence ATGCTGCACATAAGCATGCATGAGCTGGCTATGAATCCGGGAGACTTTCAGTGCGCTCACGACTTGCTACAGCTTGTTGAGAACTTGAAGAATGACTCTTCCGTAGAAGTAGTTGTTTTTACCAGTGCTCATCCAGACTTTTTTCTGTTGCACTACTTCGGCAATCCCAAAGGGATCTCAGCCGGACATATCGACTCAGTTCACTTTACGCTCTGGGCACGGTTACTAATGGAGTTGGCAGTGCTGCCCCAAACTACGGTGGCCATAGTGGAAGACAAGGTGAAGGGAGCCGGTAACGGATTTCTGATTGCCTGCGATCTGACTATCCACTGCTCAAATCCTGAGTTAGCGCTGCTTCCCGTATTTATGTCAAACCAAATAAAATAA
- a CDS encoding pirin family protein: MLDIVIEARTAKITPGFAVKRILPYQLRRMVGPFIFMDHGGPLNMPTGSVSSLDVLPHPHIGLSTVSYLFNGNVTHRDSLGVEQVIKPGEVNWMTAGKGIAHSERFEDPAMLAGGELEMIQTWVALPEKDEESDPTFENYQPEQLPVFTDTGVWMRLIAGDAYGLKSNVRTHSPLFYVHVVLEEGVRFGLPTGHSERGAYIVRGSVEVHGITYKAGQLMVFTKGVDPLMIAKEPTTLMMLGGEHVGERYIWWNFVSSRKDRIEQAKEDWKQGRIDLPPMDNEEYVPLPESKSKPAGGPPPNALS; the protein is encoded by the coding sequence ATGCTTGATATTGTTATAGAAGCCAGAACGGCTAAAATTACCCCAGGTTTTGCAGTGAAACGCATCCTTCCCTATCAGCTTCGCAGAATGGTTGGGCCGTTTATTTTTATGGATCACGGCGGACCATTAAATATGCCGACAGGGTCCGTAAGTAGTCTAGATGTATTACCACATCCGCATATTGGATTATCCACGGTCAGTTATTTATTTAATGGAAATGTAACCCACAGGGATAGCCTTGGTGTGGAGCAGGTAATCAAACCTGGTGAGGTTAACTGGATGACTGCCGGAAAAGGCATTGCACATAGTGAACGTTTTGAAGATCCGGCGATGCTGGCGGGAGGCGAACTGGAAATGATACAGACCTGGGTAGCACTTCCTGAAAAAGATGAAGAAAGTGATCCGACTTTTGAGAACTATCAACCAGAACAATTACCTGTTTTTACGGATACCGGTGTTTGGATGCGTTTGATCGCTGGGGATGCCTATGGATTGAAAAGTAATGTCAGGACACATTCTCCCTTATTTTATGTGCATGTAGTTCTGGAGGAAGGGGTTCGTTTTGGTTTACCAACCGGGCATAGCGAAAGAGGAGCGTACATAGTCCGAGGTAGCGTTGAAGTGCATGGGATTACTTACAAGGCAGGACAGTTGATGGTGTTTACCAAAGGGGTTGACCCATTGATGATAGCCAAAGAACCTACTACGCTGATGATGCTTGGTGGCGAACATGTAGGAGAACGGTATATATGGTGGAACTTTGTATCCAGTAGAAAAGACAGGATTGAACAGGCCAAAGAGGACTGGAAACAGGGTCGTATTGATTTACCGCCCATGGATAACGAAGAGTATGTACCTCTGCCTGAAAGCAAAAGCAAACCCGCCGGAGGTCCTCCTCCCAATGCACTTTCCTAA
- a CDS encoding (4Fe-4S)-binding protein, producing the protein MEVIKEYQKNKLTIIWKPNKCIHSGVCVRTLPKVYDPKAKPWIRPENASEEELKRQIDICPSGALSYRES; encoded by the coding sequence ATGGAAGTTATTAAAGAATACCAGAAAAACAAACTGACCATTATCTGGAAACCAAATAAATGTATCCACTCCGGTGTCTGCGTCAGAACGCTGCCAAAAGTATATGACCCCAAGGCTAAACCGTGGATCAGGCCTGAAAATGCCTCTGAGGAGGAATTAAAGCGTCAAATTGATATTTGTCCATCCGGAGCATTGAGTTATCGGGAATCATAG
- a CDS encoding SDR family oxidoreductase, giving the protein MNKTIFITGASSGLGKATAKLFASKGWTVITTMRKPEKETELTQLPNIHLLKLDISNKKQIAEVAEKAENISPIDVLINNAAYGLMGAFEGTADEQLEQQINTNFLGTILVTKAFLPYFRKRKSGAIVTVTSSTANIPYPFVAVYAATKSALETWTEGMSYELNDFSTSIKTIVPAFMQTNFGNNAQIVSHQDYQEVFSHYITAMRADSSTKRDTPESIASVVYEAATDNKKQLHYTAGNLATTEYEWLKKDGIETVITTMNKRFFEQEN; this is encoded by the coding sequence ATGAACAAAACAATTTTCATCACAGGAGCTTCATCCGGCTTGGGAAAAGCGACTGCTAAATTATTCGCCTCAAAAGGTTGGACTGTAATTACGACAATGCGAAAGCCCGAAAAAGAAACAGAACTTACACAATTGCCAAACATTCATCTTTTGAAGTTGGACATCAGCAATAAAAAACAAATTGCAGAAGTGGCAGAAAAAGCAGAAAACATAAGTCCAATAGACGTGCTGATCAATAATGCAGCGTATGGACTCATGGGAGCTTTTGAAGGAACTGCTGATGAACAATTAGAGCAACAAATCAACACCAATTTTTTGGGAACAATACTTGTTACAAAAGCATTTCTTCCTTATTTCAGAAAACGAAAAAGCGGAGCAATTGTCACTGTAACATCTTCAACAGCGAATATTCCTTATCCGTTTGTAGCAGTATATGCAGCCACAAAATCGGCATTGGAAACGTGGACGGAAGGAATGAGTTATGAGCTAAACGATTTTAGCACAAGTATCAAAACGATCGTTCCTGCTTTTATGCAAACAAACTTTGGTAACAATGCACAAATAGTGTCTCATCAAGATTATCAGGAAGTTTTTAGTCATTACATCACGGCAATGAGAGCAGACTCAAGCACCAAACGAGATACACCCGAAAGCATTGCCAGTGTTGTTTATGAAGCAGCGACAGATAACAAGAAACAGTTACACTACACAGCAGGTAATCTTGCGACAACTGAATATGAATGGTTGAAAAAAGACGGAATAGAAACCGTAATTACTACCATGAATAAACGATTCTTTGAGCAAGAAAACTAA
- a CDS encoding SDR family oxidoreductase, with protein MSKKIVLITGTNSGFGWLTAHSVAALEHKVYATIRDTNGKNAEKAKALSQVENVTVLDVSLTDDTSVKNAVDTILAKEGTIDVLVNNAGITMFGAAESATPTDIQRMFDVNVIAPWRLMKLVLPYMRKQSEGLIINVSSGSGRFSFPFSVAYGASKFALEGLSEGLHYEVKPFGVDVAIVQPGAYPTEMAQKIQVGADSSVLDGYKAIDEIQNKMFSAIGQLFETIDHNPQDVADAVVSLINLPKGQRPLRTVVDPTTGEFVKAANDAVQVEYAKALTAFGMKDLLT; from the coding sequence TTGAGTAAGAAAATCGTATTAATAACAGGAACAAACAGTGGGTTTGGATGGCTTACCGCCCATAGTGTAGCCGCTTTAGAACATAAAGTTTATGCTACCATACGGGATACTAATGGAAAAAATGCCGAAAAAGCAAAAGCCCTGTCACAGGTAGAAAATGTAACGGTCCTGGATGTTAGCCTGACCGATGACACCAGTGTTAAAAATGCTGTTGACACTATCCTGGCGAAGGAAGGTACCATAGACGTTTTGGTAAATAATGCAGGTATCACAATGTTTGGTGCTGCTGAAAGTGCTACCCCTACTGATATACAGCGAATGTTTGATGTCAATGTCATCGCTCCCTGGAGATTGATGAAATTGGTATTACCATACATGCGTAAACAATCAGAAGGCTTAATTATCAATGTAAGCAGTGGTTCCGGAAGGTTCTCTTTTCCTTTTTCAGTAGCCTATGGTGCTTCAAAGTTCGCTTTGGAAGGTTTAAGCGAAGGTTTGCATTATGAAGTAAAACCATTTGGTGTGGATGTGGCCATCGTGCAACCAGGAGCTTATCCTACAGAAATGGCTCAAAAGATCCAAGTGGGTGCTGACTCCTCTGTTTTGGACGGCTATAAAGCAATAGATGAAATTCAAAATAAAATGTTCAGTGCCATTGGTCAACTATTTGAAACGATAGATCATAATCCTCAAGATGTGGCCGATGCAGTGGTAAGTCTTATCAATTTACCAAAAGGGCAACGACCATTGAGAACGGTTGTTGATCCAACCACAGGAGAATTTGTCAAAGCGGCCAACGATGCGGTACAAGTTGAATACGCCAAAGCTTTGACGGCCTTTGGCATGAAAGATTTGCTTACATAA
- a CDS encoding alpha/beta fold hydrolase: METNEIVLNAIGREEYITVEGNVRLHVTDWGQGKPVVLIHGWPLSDAMYEYQYQFLVEKGYQAIGISLRGFGKSDKPYGVYNYDTYAHDIKVVLDKLDIEDATLGGFSMGGAIAIHYVAKYNSARVSKLALFGAAAPVWTKRNDYDYGFTKEAVDELIALSKVNRPQLLENFGKIFGASETALPAGIASWLGGINVEASPYATTQSLIALRDTDLRGELSKISIPTAIFHGTKDVICEFALAEQMHQGIEDSYIVTFENSGHGLFIEELEKFNTELLTFLQK, translated from the coding sequence ATGGAAACTAATGAAATTGTATTAAACGCTATCGGAAGAGAAGAATACATTACTGTAGAAGGTAACGTCAGATTGCACGTGACAGATTGGGGCCAGGGAAAACCCGTGGTTCTGATTCACGGCTGGCCACTGAGTGATGCGATGTATGAGTATCAGTATCAGTTTTTAGTAGAAAAAGGCTACCAGGCCATAGGAATTTCGCTGCGTGGTTTTGGAAAGTCCGACAAGCCTTATGGTGTTTACAATTACGATACATATGCCCATGACATCAAAGTAGTATTAGACAAATTGGATATCGAGGATGCTACCTTGGGCGGCTTCTCCATGGGCGGTGCCATAGCAATACATTATGTAGCCAAATACAACAGTGCCAGGGTAAGTAAGCTCGCCTTATTCGGTGCAGCAGCTCCCGTGTGGACAAAACGAAACGATTACGATTATGGCTTTACCAAAGAAGCGGTGGATGAACTGATCGCATTGAGCAAGGTCAACAGGCCACAGCTTTTAGAGAATTTTGGTAAAATATTCGGAGCCAGTGAAACTGCTTTGCCAGCAGGCATTGCCAGTTGGTTAGGAGGTATCAATGTAGAGGCGTCTCCTTATGCCACTACCCAGAGTTTGATCGCGCTAAGAGATACCGATTTAAGAGGTGAGCTTTCAAAAATAAGTATCCCAACCGCTATTTTCCACGGAACCAAGGACGTTATCTGTGAATTTGCCCTGGCAGAACAAATGCATCAGGGAATTGAAGACTCTTATATCGTAACATTTGAAAACAGCGGCCACGGCTTGTTTATTGAAGAATTGGAAAAATTCAACACTGAATTATTGACCTTCCTGCAAAAGTAG
- a CDS encoding FAD-dependent oxidoreductase, producing MSDPRFPVLTQKQINTLKEFGTVITFEQETVLFQVGDSAYDFYVVLDGEIYMKDANDDNHILAIHRINEFTGDSSMLSNRSIPFSAYASKGASVLRIKPDILKEIISKHSGISDVLLSAFLLRQEVMLKELSGGIKVIGSEKSKETYILRDFMDKNHIWHSFLNIDVSIEAKELLVSFNLSYTDLPIIINMSGEIYKNPTIAELARLTGVLMDFEDTIFDVLVVGAGPSGLAASVYAASEGLSVVTIDGNAPGGQAGKSTKIENYLGFPSGISGHDLANRAYFQAQKFGCTISIPHKAEKVEYNGEYFTLCASNEKHIKAKSIIAATGAEYRRLPVDNLEAFEGRGVFYSATGMNASACKNELVGVVGGGNSAGQAALFLADHAAEVHVIIRGNDLGDKMSDYLVQRIYSSPNIMVHKNSNVVQLNGAHHLQYLVLDTDGKTQIIAITNLFNFIGAKPCTEWLHGIVAMDDQGFIHTGADVSEAEMTPCSIFEQRKPQFLEGSIPGFFAVGDVRKGSVKRVASAVGEGSMAISQVHRYLAELKMTVS from the coding sequence ATGAGTGATCCAAGATTTCCGGTTTTGACCCAAAAACAAATCAATACCCTTAAGGAATTTGGTACTGTTATAACCTTTGAACAGGAGACTGTACTTTTTCAAGTTGGCGACAGTGCCTATGATTTTTATGTCGTTTTGGATGGAGAAATATATATGAAGGATGCAAATGATGACAATCATATTTTGGCAATACATCGTATCAATGAGTTTACCGGCGACAGCAGTATGTTGTCAAATAGGAGTATACCATTTAGTGCGTATGCATCCAAAGGAGCAAGTGTGTTGCGCATAAAGCCTGATATCCTGAAAGAAATTATATCCAAACACAGCGGCATAAGCGATGTCCTTTTAAGTGCATTTCTTCTGAGGCAAGAGGTCATGCTAAAAGAGTTAAGTGGAGGAATAAAAGTGATCGGCTCCGAAAAATCCAAAGAGACCTATATCCTTCGTGATTTCATGGATAAAAACCACATTTGGCACTCGTTTCTTAACATCGATGTATCCATTGAAGCCAAGGAACTACTGGTGAGCTTTAATCTTAGTTATACGGATTTGCCGATTATTATCAATATGTCAGGTGAAATTTATAAAAATCCCACGATTGCTGAACTGGCGAGATTAACAGGTGTATTAATGGATTTTGAAGATACGATCTTTGATGTGTTGGTAGTCGGGGCAGGTCCTTCCGGATTGGCGGCTAGTGTTTATGCCGCTTCAGAAGGATTAAGCGTAGTGACTATAGATGGCAATGCCCCCGGCGGCCAGGCCGGAAAAAGTACAAAAATTGAAAACTATCTAGGGTTTCCATCAGGTATTTCCGGACATGACCTGGCAAATAGGGCTTATTTCCAAGCGCAGAAATTTGGGTGTACTATATCCATTCCGCACAAAGCAGAAAAAGTTGAATACAATGGCGAATACTTTACCCTATGCGCGTCAAATGAAAAACATATTAAGGCAAAATCCATTATTGCTGCCACTGGTGCCGAATATAGAAGACTTCCTGTCGACAACCTTGAAGCATTTGAAGGACGTGGTGTTTTTTATTCCGCCACAGGAATGAATGCCTCGGCTTGTAAAAACGAATTGGTTGGTGTGGTTGGAGGCGGAAATTCAGCAGGTCAGGCTGCATTGTTTTTGGCCGATCACGCCGCTGAAGTACATGTGATCATCCGTGGGAATGATCTCGGTGACAAAATGAGCGATTACCTGGTCCAAAGAATTTATTCTTCACCCAATATCATGGTTCACAAAAACAGTAATGTGGTCCAACTGAATGGTGCGCACCACTTGCAGTATTTGGTGCTGGATACCGACGGAAAAACCCAAATTATTGCAATAACCAACTTATTCAACTTTATCGGTGCAAAGCCCTGTACAGAGTGGTTGCATGGAATTGTAGCGATGGATGATCAGGGTTTTATTCATACAGGTGCCGATGTTAGTGAAGCGGAGATGACTCCATGCTCCATATTCGAACAAAGGAAACCACAATTTTTGGAGGGGAGCATTCCAGGGTTTTTCGCTGTAGGCGATGTCAGGAAAGGATCTGTAAAACGTGTTGCTTCTGCGGTGGGGGAAGGTTCCATGGCGATTAGCCAGGTCCATCGATATTTAGCCGAATTGAAAATGACTGTTAGTTAA
- a CDS encoding MDR family NADP-dependent oxidoreductase, whose amino-acid sequence MNRVITLGKRPIGKPKKESFEFKEEEYPSIKNGEILLKTKYVSVDPYLRGRMKEADSFIEPFKLNEPLISMIIAEVVESKNDEYNNGEHISGMLSWKQFQSHSGNGLNKLMNTYKDIPLSAYLGVLGLTGLTAYLALKKIGTPKKGETLLVSGVAGAVGSIVGQIGKINGCRVVG is encoded by the coding sequence ATGAATAGAGTAATCACATTAGGAAAACGGCCAATAGGAAAACCAAAAAAGGAAAGTTTCGAGTTTAAAGAAGAAGAATATCCTAGTATTAAGAATGGAGAGATTCTGTTAAAAACGAAATATGTATCGGTAGATCCCTATCTCAGGGGAAGGATGAAAGAAGCAGATTCTTTCATAGAACCCTTTAAACTAAATGAGCCACTGATCTCCATGATTATTGCAGAGGTTGTAGAATCAAAAAACGATGAGTATAACAACGGAGAACACATTAGTGGAATGCTGTCTTGGAAACAATTCCAAAGCCATTCGGGAAACGGTTTAAACAAATTAATGAATACTTATAAAGATATTCCGCTTTCCGCTTATTTGGGAGTGCTAGGTCTGACAGGACTTACTGCTTACTTAGCTTTAAAAAAAATTGGAACTCCTAAAAAAGGTGAAACCTTACTCGTATCCGGAGTCGCTGGGGCTGTAGGAAGTATTGTGGGGCAAATAGGAAAAATAAACGGCTGTCGTGTAGTAGGATAG
- a CDS encoding alpha/beta hydrolase fold domain-containing protein: MGYRKFNNQAYAATKWVSENGSAIGVDGSRLAVAGNSLGGNMSTVVAQMAKEKMGPKLVFQLLLWPLVDSDTNRMSY; the protein is encoded by the coding sequence ATAGGGTATAGAAAATTCAACAATCAAGCCTATGCAGCAACGAAATGGGTTTCTGAAAATGGAAGTGCTATCGGAGTAGATGGTTCTCGATTAGCAGTTGCAGGAAACAGTTTAGGAGGAAACATGTCCACAGTAGTTGCCCAAATGGCCAAAGAAAAAATGGGGCCGAAACTGGTTTTTCAGCTCTTGTTATGGCCCCTGGTTGATTCTGATACGAATCGTATGTCCTACTAA
- a CDS encoding alpha/beta hydrolase, giving the protein MNYFNVERMITSLAITFMIIAGVTLFTISAKAQTDTEVKNIILVHGAFIDGSGWQGVYQILTEKGYNVTVTQNSLSSLEADVETLNRAIERQNGPVILVGHSYGGSIITEGGNSDKVAGLVYVAAFQPDEKESALNLAQSAPDLSNGGILPPDDHGMLYYNKAKFHQGFAADLGKKQAEFMWASQGAFAAQALAAPMTAVAWKTKPTWVVIATEDKAINPALQRRMSERSGAAVTEVKASHAVFISQPKAVAQVIESAAQGALTAKN; this is encoded by the coding sequence ATGAACTATTTTAATGTTGAAAGGATGATTACCAGTTTGGCAATCACCTTTATGATAATCGCTGGTGTTACCTTATTTACAATCTCCGCGAAAGCCCAGACGGATACTGAGGTTAAAAATATCATCCTGGTCCATGGGGCCTTTATAGATGGCTCAGGTTGGCAGGGTGTGTATCAGATCCTGACCGAAAAGGGGTATAACGTGACTGTAACCCAAAATTCTCTTTCGTCGCTGGAAGCCGATGTAGAGACATTGAACCGCGCCATTGAGCGTCAGAATGGGCCGGTAATCCTGGTAGGGCATTCCTACGGCGGTTCTATCATTACCGAGGGTGGAAACTCCGATAAAGTAGCTGGCTTGGTATACGTAGCTGCCTTTCAGCCGGATGAGAAAGAGTCGGCCCTGAACCTCGCGCAATCGGCACCTGATCTGTCCAACGGGGGTATCTTACCTCCAGATGACCACGGTATGCTGTATTACAATAAGGCCAAATTCCACCAGGGCTTTGCTGCCGACCTGGGCAAAAAGCAGGCTGAGTTCATGTGGGCCTCGCAGGGAGCTTTTGCTGCCCAGGCATTGGCTGCACCGATGACCGCGGTAGCCTGGAAGACCAAACCTACCTGGGTGGTTATCGCTACTGAAGACAAAGCTATCAATCCAGCGCTTCAACGGCGAATGAGCGAACGGTCGGGAGCGGCAGTCACGGAGGTCAAAGCCAGCCATGCGGTTTTTATTTCTCAACCCAAAGCGGTGGCTCAGGTAATAGAGTCTGCCGCCCAGGGAGCACTTACGGCTAAAAATTAG
- a CDS encoding glutaredoxin family protein, with the protein MSEPKLQLYGTDWCPKSSALRNYLQSKWIEFDDFNVETNAEADARIRALYDGKLKFPTVIIADDFIKNPTIPQLNEFLKKHNID; encoded by the coding sequence ATGTCTGAACCAAAATTACAGTTATACGGCACCGATTGGTGTCCCAAGTCATCTGCCCTGCGCAATTACCTGCAAAGCAAATGGATAGAGTTTGATGATTTTAATGTAGAAACCAATGCTGAAGCAGATGCCAGGATACGAGCACTATATGACGGAAAACTTAAATTCCCAACAGTCATAATAGCTGATGATTTTATTAAAAACCCTACCATACCCCAGCTCAATGAATTCCTGAAAAAGCACAATATAGATTAG
- a CDS encoding GNAT family N-acetyltransferase, whose product MELLLKEKGSKGFAMAREDQKRAGMMTYSIAGTALIIIDHTEVESAYFGKGVGKQMLYKIVEMARERNIKIIPLCPFAAAMFKKMEDIKDVLKS is encoded by the coding sequence ATGGAACTACTATTAAAAGAAAAGGGCTCCAAAGGCTTTGCCATGGCACGCGAAGATCAAAAACGTGCAGGAATGATGACTTATTCCATCGCAGGAACAGCATTGATTATCATAGACCATACAGAAGTTGAGTCAGCATATTTTGGTAAAGGTGTAGGTAAGCAAATGCTTTATAAAATTGTGGAAATGGCTAGAGAAAGAAACATAAAAATTATTCCCCTATGCCCGTTTGCAGCAGCGATGTTTAAAAAGATGGAAGACATAAAGGATGTATTAAAATCATAA